The Fulvivirga maritima genome segment ATATTTTTATCATAAGGAAGCGCTATGCTCGCATCAGCGAATACATCTCTTAACACCAATTGGCCATTAGCCTTTACTAAATTAACTACCAATGGAGGTTCATAATTTTCCAAAGAGATAGCAGCAGGATCAAACAGATTGAAGCCATTATTACCACCCACCATTATTTTACCATCTGAAAGCTTAAGGGCAGCATTTTTTTCAAATACACTCCCTTGCAAACCATGAGCACCGGTGTAATTAGTAAAAGAATTATCTTTCAGGTTAAACTGACAAAGGCCTTTGTTAGTGGTTATCCAATACATATCAGGTTTACTTTCTATTATAGAAAATGTAGTATTTGAAGGCAGGCCATCTTTTTGCTTTAAATGCCTGAATCTTTTGCCCATGAATAAATTAAGGCCTGAAGATTTGGTTCCTACCCACATTCGCTGTTGAGAATCCTGATAAATTTCACGAATGGTATTACCACTTAAAGACTGGGGTTTGTGACTATGATAGTAATGCGCTACACTGTCATTTTCAGGGTAAAACCGAAATACGCCCTGATTATCGGTACCAATCCAAAGAGAATTAGCGGCATCCCAGAGCAAGCGAGTACACACTATTTCCTCATTAGCAGGTATGCTTAAATTATGCTTTATAAATCGATTGTTAGAAGCATCAAAAAAATAAAGGCCACTGATGGTGCCGCCCCACAACACACCATTTTTATCTTCATCTACTGCTACTACTTTAGGCAATTCATAAAAAACACTTTTATCTGAGACAGGGAAATAACGATTGATTCCTTTTTTGTGCCCTACCCACAGTGTTTCTTCAGCATCATAATACAAAGTTTCAATTCTTCTTATTTCATCATTATTCTGAAACAAAGGCACTATTTGATACCTCTTTTTTTGTGTTTCAAAATAAATAAGCCCTTGCTCACGAGTACCCAGCCAAAGGTTTGCCTCATGATCTTCGGCCATTGAAATAACAAAAGCCGATTCTCCGGAAACTACACCTGGTGGCTGATAATGAGGAAATAAATGGCCTCTTCTATCGTGAATAAAAAGCCCGCCGAACTTAGTGGCTAACCAGATTTGATGATGAGAATCTTCCATTATATCAGTAATATATTCACTGGTAAGTCCCTCCACACCTGCCGGTAAGCGCATCTCAAAAACAGGCATCTGATTCTCAGATTGAATAATTTCCCCTGTTATAATGCCATAAGTGGTGGTACCTATCCACACCAGATTATTAGAATCCTGCAGGAGTTTCACTATACCGACCTTGCCATCATTAAAGATATGGCTGTCTTTAAATTCTAATCGGTCAAAACGCTGATTTAATGAATCGTAAATATTCACTCCATTATCAGAACCAATAAGTATGTGGCCTGAATTTAATTCCAGTAAAGCATTGATTTCATTGTCGCTAAGTGAGTATGGATCATCAGAATGGATGAAGTGAGTCCATTCCCCCCGAAAATAATGATGTAAGCCAGACATAGTGCCTACCCAGGTAGAACCATCGTCCTTTTTTAAGATGGAGGTGACGTCAATATCATTAAAATGCTCCGTAAAGGCATCTTTGATCAATTCATAACTGCCAGACGGTGAAGGCACAAATTTCAAAAGCCCATGCGCAGTGCCTACCCACATAGTGCCAGCTTCATCTCTGGTGATAAAATGCACTTCAGTATTATCAGAAAGCTTTTTGAAAATTCTTGATTCTCTGTAGAAGGCGTTCAGTCCATTTTCAGTGGCTATCCAAATATTTCCAAATCCATCTTCTTCAATGTCATTGATATAATTAGAAGATATATTTTCTGCATATACCTCGAAACCTGAGCCATCAAACTTGCATAGACCCTCAGCTTCAAGCCCCATCCAGATGAAGCCATAACTATCCTGAAATACGCAACGCACATTTTCAGCTGAAAAATCGAGTTCAGCGTTTAAATGCCTAAAGCGATGAGTGCTATTCTGCCCTCTGACTTCGAAAACCAGCAACAGCAATAGCATAATAATATGAATCCCTCTCTTTATCATTCTTCTATAATATATCAACCTAGCCATATCACATCTCTGCGATCATGATCGTGTACAGGTTACTTTCTTACAGAAGCTCCTTTTTAAAAGAGATTAGAAAGCCTTAGTGAAAAACATTATTCAAAAACTCCACTGTGTATTTAAAGGTAGGTTCAAACCAGGGGTGAACCAGCCAAAATGAATGCGGAGAATCGTCTAATGTATAGGTTTGGTTGAAAATATTGTTATCGTTTAGAATCTTAATCATATCATCTCTACCAGCATGAAAGCGAGGTTGTGAGCTGTTGATAAATAAGGTGGGCGGTGTGCTTGGACCTACATATTCCAAAGGAGAAGCCTCCTTCCATATTTCCGGAACTTCGGCTTTATATCCACCTAAAAATTTAGCGGCATATTTACCTTCTTCTGCTTCAGGATGTATAAATGAAACAATGCCATCTATATTTACAATAGCCTGAATATCAGAATAATGATCATTATTACCTTCATCTCCTTCCAGCTTAGGCAAATCACCGGTTACGCCCAGCAAAGTGGCTAATTGAGCTCCTGCCGAACAGCCCAGCGAGGCTATTTGAGTGGTATCCAAATTATACTTATCAGCATGAGCCCGCATATAACGGATGGCGGCCTTCAAATCATGCACAGCTGCCGGATATGAAATTTCTGGACTGAGCCTGTATTCGGGCACTATGGCTACATACCCGGCATCAGCCAGTTTTTGCGCCATAGGTACTTGATTCGCTTTTGATCCTGAGCTCCATCCGCCACCAAAAATGAGGATTACACCAGGATAACCGCCTTTCTTTTTCTTTTTAGGATAGAAAACATCAAGCGTTAAATCTCTACCTACCTGAGCATAGGTAACATCTCTTTTTTCTTTTATTGTTTTTAATTTTTGAGGAGCAATGGGAGTAATGTCTGAATAGTACTTCTTCAGTTTCAGGTAGGCACTGTGGATAGAATAAGAAGTATCACGTGGGTATTGCTGAGCACGTGCAGTACATATGCTCAGCAATAAAATAGTGGTTATTAATATTTGTTTATGAAAACGGTATGGTACGTTTTTCTTCATCACTTTGTATGGCTAACTCTATTATTCTAATGGTATTTCTCGCCTCCTCAGGTTTTACCTTCTGCTCTGCTCCCTCTGTTATTACCTGATAGACATTCTCATAAAAGGCCGGATAATTGCCCGCCTCACTTTTCACCTTCTTTCTTATGCTTTCTCCATTTTCTTCATAGTGAATTACTCCCCACTGTTCTTCTGGCTCTTCACCCCAATCAGCATCTGACAATGGCTTTTCGGCTTTATCTAATGTGGCTTCCTGTATATCCAATCCATATTTAACAAAAGATCCTTGCTCACCCAGCAGTATATATTTAGGCAACGGTTCCTTCACTAACATGCCACATTTGATAGTTACTTTCACATCGTCATAATGAAGCAGAAGTTCAAAATTATCGGTGATGTTACTGTTAGTTCGCTGCTTAGCCATAAATGCAGTTACGGCATTTGGCAATCCAAAAAGCACTTGCGCCTGATCTATCAGGTGTGATCCCAGGTCATAGACTAAGCCCGTACCCAGATCTCCCTCTTCCTTCCAGCTGTTTTCTTTTAGCGTATTTCTAAACCTGTCAAAATGATTTTCTAACTCTACAATTCTTCCCAACTTACCTTCAGAAATCAGCTTTTTAACAGTGAGAAAATCACTGTCCCATCTTCTGTTTTGGAATACAAATATTTTCTTATTCTTTTCTTTAGCTAAGGCTATGAGCTCATCAGCCTCTTCTGTAGTTACGGTAAAAGGTTTATCTATCACCAGGTGCTTTTCGGCTTCTAATACGGCCTTCCCAACACTGTAATGTGCCTTGTTAGGAATAATTACAGCCACTAAATCTATTTCAGGATCATTAATAATGGCATCCGAATCAGACACAATATCCACTTCAGGATACCTCTCTTCTATAACCTTTATTTTATCCTCTTTGGTCTCTCTGATTTTAACCAGCTCAAATCCCTCCAAAAAATCTAACACAGGAGCATGAAACACTCTTCCTCCTAATCCAAATCCTATTAAGCCTGCTTTTAATGTTTTCATAATTAAATTGTTAGTATCGTCTGTTAATCACAAACATAAGTTCTTATTACTGCTCACCACGAACAGCAAATTCATCTTTATACCAACTTGCACTGATACATTTTGGTTACATTTTTTACTTACTTCAGATACCATCCTGCTTCATTTTTGGCTTCGCTATGGTTTAAAATCTGCTCTACAGTATATTTTTCTGCCTCTGATTTTTTTAACTGATGGGACCAGGTCACTCTTTGTTTAGGATGATCACCATTACCACTGTTCTGATATTCGGCATAAAAAGCGGTGCGCTCTGCTGCCGGGTTAGACCAGTTATGCCACCCTTCAGGTAATATAAATTCACCCAGCTTACAGTAAATAAATACCGTTTTCGCATACTGACGCCAGGGTCGGCCTAAATACACACGGTTTATCTCCTGATCAGCAGTAAGGCTACAATCTATGAACACCAAACCATAAGTCACATCTTTAGGCGTAGAAGCTGCTGTGATGTATGAATTAGATTTAGCATGAATATTACATTTCTCAAAAACCACTGTGGCTTCTCCAAATATAAAATCAGTGGTACCCTCTATGTAGCAGTCAGTTAAATACTGACGATTTCCCTCGCCAGCAGCATAAAAAGTATCCTGATTACCCATCAAATTACAATGCTTTACCACGCAGCGATCAGCTTCTATAGCTAATGCTACTGCCTGACCAACCGGCCCCGCAGTGTTTTCTATGGTCAGATTTTTCAGAACACAGTCCCGACCTTGTACCAACACGGTGGGAGTCATGAAGGTACTGTTTCTACCTTTATCAATTTTGTCAAAATAGTCATCAAAAGTAATAATGGTGCTATCCCTATGCTGACCTTCTATTGTGAGCAGATTATTCCATGAATGTACTTTTACCTTTTCATGATATGTACCATTCTTCACAAATATGGTAATGCGCTTGTCAGGAAAAGCCTTGGCACTATTAATAGCTTCTTGAATGGTATTATAGTCGCCAGAGTCATCTTTAGCCACGGTGATGTAGTAGTCAATTTGAGCTTTGTCAGCTTTCAAAAATATACTAGGGCATGATAGACATGCCACTATACACAATTTTATTAACCATATACCATTTTTATCAAAACCCATATTTTACATTTTCTGATTTCAATCTCTTAAAATGATTTATTCTCCCAATGTATTTTTCGCAAACCATCAAGCACCAACTGAGCTACCGCCTTAGCTCCTTCTGGCTGAAAATGAGTATTATCGTTTTGCCCTTCAGGGTAAGCTTCATATTTTCCTGCTGGTAAATTCATAAAATAATGCTCAGAAACATATTCCTGACCCTTTTTGCTAAAAGCATCCATAGAGAGCTGATTAAGATCTATAAGCGGAACATCATATTCATTAGCCACTTCTTTAGCAGCATCAGGGTATTCTCCATGTACATTTTCCAGGTGCCCATTCTCCCAAGGATAGTTACGACAAACGGGAGTCAACACTATCGGAATGGCCTCTTTCTGTAAAGCCTGCTCTATGTAAAGGCGCAAAAACTCCTTATAGCCCTCGATATCTACATACCTCTCCGGCTTGTTTTCCGCAGCATCATTATGACCAAACTGCATAATGACTACATCATTTTTCTTTAACTGCTTGTAGATACTCCTCCACCTACCTTCCTGAAAAAAGGTTCTTGTGCTTCTGCCTCCTCTGGCTCTGTCATCTACCACAGCACTATCGGCCTTTATAATGGAAATGCTGCTTAAGCTATCAGCAGTAACATAAGGCTGAAAAACTTGCCCCCAGCCCGTAACCGGATATCTGGTTTTCATATAATCTTTCCCTGGATCATAGTTATCAGCGTAATTAGCCACTGTAGAATCTCCAATAAGATATATATGCACTACCTCATCCTTAACAAAAAGCCACTGAGGCACTAACATTAAAATGAATGCTATACAAAACTTCATCTGCTATTCTTTTAAATACGAGGCCAATTCAGGCACATTCTTTTTAATCTCAGAAGCCACCAGATCGGCCACTCTAAAGGCTCCATAGGGAGACAAGTGAGTGTCATCATCTCTGCCTTCTGGCAATGACGGGTATTCTCCCGGTTTTATATGTAAGAAAAGCTTTTCAGAGCCTTCTTCTCCATAAGCCATCAGCAATGCTTTGGTTTCTCGCTGCATATCTAGCAACGGCACTTTCTCACTCTTAGCCACTTCCCTCACCACCTGAGGATACTTACCATGAGACTCCACAAACTCTCCTTGCTCATTGAATTTCCTTCTCACTATTGGGGTGGCTAAAATGGGCTTGGCTCCCTTGGCTCTGGCATCAGCTATGTATTTTTTCAGGTTAGCGCGGTAAGCATTATCAGGATCTGCATATCGAGTAGGATCATGCTCTTTCTCATCATTATGCCCAAACTCTATAATTACGTAGTCTCCCGGTTCTATTAATGACAAAACCTTATCCCAACGGCCTTCATCCATAAAGCTTTTAGTGCTTCTGCCGTTAACCGCATGATTATCAACCTGTATTCCTTCCTTAAAATAGAGCGGAAAAACCTGTCCCCATCCTTTTTCAGGATTACCATCTTTATAAGGTTTATCGGCCACCGTGGAGTCTGCTACCAGAAAAATGGTAATATCATTTCCTTGCCAAAGGATACTCAAAGGCATTAAAAATATTAACAGTACAAAGCTTTTCATGATTTTCTATTTTAGCTTCACTGCCTTTTTCTTCACCTCTTTACCTTTAACTACTGACTCTTCTTTCACCTCACTATTAGTAAAGCTTATTTTATCAGAGCTACTACCTATAACGCGGATGGCTTCATTAGATTCACTTTCAAAAGAGAACTTATCTACCGCCACATTAGAGCTATTGTATATGGTAAGGGTCTTCCCTTTTTTATTGATTACTTTAACATTTTTAAGCTCCAGCTGATCTGCATCTATCATGGTAATGCCGCTTTCAGCTTCTAAAAGGGCATTTTCTAACTTCACATTCATGAGTTTCATTTCTGGCAAGCCCTGAAACAGAGCGGCGGTACCAGAACCAGTGGCCGTTATGTTTTTCATGTAAATATTTTTGAATGAAGGCGTTTCTTCTGTCACTGCCACAGCTGGCACTTCTTCCACCGTCATAGCATCTTGTCCTTCTTCAGGTATTGGAGATTCTCCGCCATAAAACATATTGAAACGAATAGCCTCTGTAGGAATATCGATCATATCAATATCAGAGATGTAAATGTTTTCTACCACTCCGCCTCTACCTCTGGTGCTTTTGAACCTTAGGCCAACATCTGTTCCTATAAAAGTGCAGTGAGAAACTTTAAGATTTTTGACTCCGCCAGACATTTCACTACCCACTACAAAACCACCATGACCATGGTAAACCGTATTGTATTTAATGATTACATTTTCTGTAGGTACACCTCGCTTACGACCGTCTTCATTTTTACCTGATTTAATACAGATAGCATCATCCCCTACGTCGAAAGTATTATTATAAATCAGTGCGTTTTTACATGATTCCAAATCTAATCCATCACCATTTTGAGAGTACCACGGGTTACGCACATTGAGGTTTCTTATAATGACGTCTTCGCACATAAGCGGGTGCAGGTTCCAGGCGGGTGAGTTCTGGAAAGTAGGACCATCTAAAAGCACTTTTTTACAATTGATAAAGCTGACCATAACTGGTCTTAAAAAGTCCTTTATTTCTTCAAACTCTGCTCTTGTTTCAAAGGGAGGCACATTGAAATTTTTAGTAAGCTGATTAGCCCTTTCATAGGCTTTTGATGGATACCATACCTTTTCATTATCACTAAGAACCCCTCCGGATTTCACTAAGGCCTTCCATTGAGAAGGTGACATTTTATCTTTCTTTACCGGTCTCCATGATCCTCCAGAACCATCAATAACGCCTTTACCTGTGATGGCAATATTTTCAAGATCTCGGCCTGAAATAGGAGATTGGCAACGATAAGTTTCTAGTCCTTCAAAGCTGGTGCCTATTACCGGATACTTACTTTTATCTTCACTAAAAACTATGAGTGCGCCCTGCTCTGTATGTAGATTTATATTGCTTTTAAACTCGATAGGCCCCGTAATCCAAACCCCTCTGGGCACTATTACCTTGCCTCCTCCCTGCTTGGCTACTGCTGCAATAGCTTTAGCAAAAGCTTCAGTATTATCAAACAGGCCATTACCCATAGCTCCATAATCAGTAATGGATACTTGGTTATCAGGAAAAGTGGGTTCATTGACCTTAGGCATATCAAACTCTACATGATCATAGAGATCTTCTTCTGTTTGAGCCTGAACCAAGGTATTATTGGTAATGCATATCACCCCCACTAACAGTAGATTAATCATCCGCCGCCCCAGGCAACGGATGATTAAAGGAGTGTATGAAGTATGTATTGAAAGTAGTCTAATCATGAGGTTAACAGTATTTTATTGTGTAATAGACACCTGCACCGGCTTAGCCAGCTCAGCAGCGGTATCTTTCAGATATTGAAGAAATTCTTCTTCTGTGGTAATGCCTCCGCTCTCTTTTTCCCAGGCTGCTAAAAAGTAATAATCAACCTTTTTGCCTGTAGGCTTTAGCGTAACTATATGACTGAACTCATCTTCTTCAAAACTCATAAAATCACTATTAGAGAATAGCACTGCTATACCCAGGTTATCCTGATTTAAGCTTTGAGCGCCATACGTGGCCAGGTATCCCCAGCTATTGGCATCTCCTTCTGAAGAAAACAGTTTAGTGCCCTTATCTTTATGCAGACCTGTAGCTATGTTATCGAGTTCCTTTTCTAACTCCAGATGCTCTTTTGAAAGGCGCGTACCCGCATGTATACTAATTACAGATTTCAGATCAAGGTCTTTATCTGCTATTTTCCAGCCATAATAATCGGTTTGAATTTCAGAATACACAGCGCCATTTTCGGCTATTTTGCTAATGATGCTATCTGTTTCAGCTACGCGCATGGCTTTGCCGTCTTGGAAAGTAGCAATAGAACCCACTCCCAGTGATTCTCCCACTTTAAGCACATCCATGCCCCAGTCATTAAAATTATGGTAAGAATCAAACCCTTCCTGCCCTACATGCTGCAGCTCCATACCTCTTCCTGTTTTACCAAAAACGTCAGTAGCATTTCTCCAATCCAGGTAGAACCTATACCCGACAAGATCAGACTCCCAACCCGGACCTTCGTAGCGGATATACCAAGCATGATCGGTATGCTGATCTGGTTTTCTCAGGGAATCTACATTTTTGAAAGTTCCACCTACATACTCCTTACCTTGCCATTCTCCGCCTTCTTTAATAGAGAGCTCAGCTTGTGTTCTCTTGGTATAATCATGAGATCGGGTGCCTTCTTTATCATACTCTACAGTATATTTTTTCTGTGCGCTTGCTGCCAGATCATCAATAACAAAGGCTAAGCCTTTAGCTCCCTTTTCATTATATTGAGAGGGTATTTCTGTTTCACCATCCATAACCGTGAAGGCTGCATGGTTAAAATCTGATGGTAGTTCATTCTCTTTTACCATTACCAGCACACCTGTTCTGGCAGCTGCAGTAGGGTTAGTAACATTCACGGTAAATGAAAGCTCCTTTTTCTCCTCTTCAGTGGTCTCCTGGCTCTCTTGTTTTGATGCGTTATTACAGCCAAAAAGCACTATAAACGATGCTAATATCAAGTTCTTTTTCATAGATAATTATTTTAAGGGTTTAACTCGGAACCAATCATAATTGGCATATCCTGAATCGTTGATTTTTTCATTTCTGATGGCAAAAATGCCTACTTTAGCGCCAATCCAGCGGCCGGGCACAGCAGTAAACTCTTCACCAACTTCCTTAAACTTCTTACCATTTTCACTGTAACTAAACTTACATTTAGCTCCTTTACTTACTTCTACCCTGAAATAGACCTCATTACCTTTTAATTTGGCTACCTCCTGCGTCTGCTCTTTATTTCCATGCCTTACATCTCTCGCAGTGGCGACTTGAATATAAACACCATCTGCCTTACTTACTAAATTTATATGCGCATAATCTTCTCCCATTACAATAAGACCTGTGCGTTCGTTCTGCAAATCTTGGTTAGGGAAAAAAGTAAGTTTAGTGGTGGCCATAAACTCTCTGGCCGGAAACTTCTGCAAAAGCAGGTTAGGTGAACCCCAAAGGCTGTTAGCCTCTTCAGGCAACTGATCAGTATATAACCTCAGATAGCCTTGTGATGGATTATTAAAAGCCCAGGTAGCTTTAGGATTGGCATGCCACTGCCACTGCAACCCCAGTTCATTGTCATTAAACTCATCAGTATCTGGTGGGGTTTGCTTTGCATACGATTTACCTACATCAGGCTTTTTATGAGTGATAACGGGTTCTCCTTTACCATCATCATCTTTATCAACACCGATTACAGGCCAGTCATTTTTTTGCCATTTCATAGGCTGCAGGTGCACTATTCTGCCATAGGCTTCTCTATCCTGAAAGTGAACGAACCAGCTTTCGCCAGAGGCCAGCTCTACCCAGCCGCCCTGATGCGGGCCATTGATCTCTGTACTGCCCTGATCCATTACTATCTTATCTTCATAAGGACCATAAACATTTTTTGATCTCAGCACCATTTGCCAGCCTGTAGGCACACCACCCGCCGGAGCAAAGATGTAGTAATAGCCATTTCGCTTATAAAACTTGGGACCTTCTATGGTAGGATGTTTTTCATGTCCATCAAAAATCAGAGTGCCATCATCTAGTAGCTTAGTGCCGTCAGGACTCATTTTATTAACTACCAGCACACTCTTAATACCGGCTCTGCTTCCTGCATAAGCATGTACCAAGTAGGCTTTGCCATCATCATCCCACAGCGGACAAGGGTCTATCAGGCCTTTGCCTTCTTGAACGAGCACGGGAGCCTCCCAAGAGCCTGACGGGTCTTTGGTTTTAACCATATAAATACCGTAATCAGGATCTCCATAGTAAATGTAAAACTCACTATTATGATGCCTGATAGATGGCGCCCAAACACCATTCCCATGCTGCGGTGTCGAAAAATGATCAAATGGTGGCTGCCTGTCTAAGCCGTAGCCTATCAGCTCCCAGTTAACCAGATCTTTAGAATGTAAAATAGGTAGGCCTGGCACCGCATTAAAGCTAGATGCCGTCATGTAAAAGTCATCTCCCACTTTGCAGATATCAGGATCTGAGTAATCTGCATAAAGGATAGGGTTTTTATAAGTGCCGTCTCCCTGATCTGCTACCCATACTTCTGATAAAGAAGCATTTTGAGCTATAGCAGTAACACCAGCCATTAAGGTGATGATAAGAGAGAAAGCAGGTTTGATTAATTGATTTAAACGCATAAAATATTCTTAGTTCATTTCATTATTCAGTTTTTCATTAGGATCCCAATCCTTAAATATTTTTTCCAGGGTGTACTTTTCCACCTGATCTTCAGAAAGCTGGTGAGACCATGAAACCCTTGTACCTTCAGCACCCGGGCCTTTTGATTGATATTCTGCATAAAAGGTAGTTTGCTCTGCATCTGGTTTATTCCAGTTATGCCAGCCTTCAGGCTTAATATGCTTGCCCATATCGCAGTTAATAAATACTGTCTGCGCAAAAGGACGCCAAGGCCTGCCCAGGTAAATAGATTGATCAGGAGCACTGCCTGTAAGCTTACAGTCGATAAAAACAAAGCCATATTCTGAATCTTCGAGCGTAGAAGCTGCGGTAATATAGCTTCCGCCTTCTTTGGTGAAAATTTCACAGCCTTCAAATACCACGGTAGACCAGCCAAAAATAAAATCAGTGGTGCCTTCTATGTAGCAATTTTTATAATACTGTCTGCTATTTTCTCCATGAGGGTATAAAGTGTCTTGAAAGCCAAGAAAACGACAATTATCAAAGATCACCTTATCACCATCTACCCGAACGGCTACTGCCTGCCCTACCGGACCGGATGAATTTTCGAAAGTGATGTTTCTGGCCATAAAGCCATCTCCAAACACATAAAAGCCAGAAGAACCAGAAGTGCCTATTTCCTCTCCAAAAGAATTCTTTTTTAGAAGCATAATCATCATAAGTAATTATTGTCTTCTTATTATCTTTCGCTAAAAAGGTAACGTTAGTTTTAGAAGCTGGAAGCACTAATTTTTCTTTATATGTACCTGGTTTTATGAAAATTACAGTTTCATTCCTTCTCATATTAGGAACTGCATCAATAGCACTTTGAATAGTTGTATAATCGCCACTACCATCAGCTGCCACTACAAAATCATACTTATGCACTCCCTGTCCAGCAGTAATATCAGCCACCAGGCTATTG includes the following:
- a CDS encoding glycoside hydrolase family 28 protein, which encodes MIRLLSIHTSYTPLIIRCLGRRMINLLLVGVICITNNTLVQAQTEEDLYDHVEFDMPKVNEPTFPDNQVSITDYGAMGNGLFDNTEAFAKAIAAVAKQGGGKVIVPRGVWITGPIEFKSNINLHTEQGALIVFSEDKSKYPVIGTSFEGLETYRCQSPISGRDLENIAITGKGVIDGSGGSWRPVKKDKMSPSQWKALVKSGGVLSDNEKVWYPSKAYERANQLTKNFNVPPFETRAEFEEIKDFLRPVMVSFINCKKVLLDGPTFQNSPAWNLHPLMCEDVIIRNLNVRNPWYSQNGDGLDLESCKNALIYNNTFDVGDDAICIKSGKNEDGRKRGVPTENVIIKYNTVYHGHGGFVVGSEMSGGVKNLKVSHCTFIGTDVGLRFKSTRGRGGVVENIYISDIDMIDIPTEAIRFNMFYGGESPIPEEGQDAMTVEEVPAVAVTEETPSFKNIYMKNITATGSGTAALFQGLPEMKLMNVKLENALLEAESGITMIDADQLELKNVKVINKKGKTLTIYNSSNVAVDKFSFESESNEAIRVIGSSSDKISFTNSEVKEESVVKGKEVKKKAVKLK
- a CDS encoding DUF4861 domain-containing protein, producing the protein MKKNLILASFIVLFGCNNASKQESQETTEEEKKELSFTVNVTNPTAAARTGVLVMVKENELPSDFNHAAFTVMDGETEIPSQYNEKGAKGLAFVIDDLAASAQKKYTVEYDKEGTRSHDYTKRTQAELSIKEGGEWQGKEYVGGTFKNVDSLRKPDQHTDHAWYIRYEGPGWESDLVGYRFYLDWRNATDVFGKTGRGMELQHVGQEGFDSYHNFNDWGMDVLKVGESLGVGSIATFQDGKAMRVAETDSIISKIAENGAVYSEIQTDYYGWKIADKDLDLKSVISIHAGTRLSKEHLELEKELDNIATGLHKDKGTKLFSSEGDANSWGYLATYGAQSLNQDNLGIAVLFSNSDFMSFEEDEFSHIVTLKPTGKKVDYYFLAAWEKESGGITTEEEFLQYLKDTAAELAKPVQVSITQ
- a CDS encoding glycoside hydrolase family 43 protein; protein product: MRLNQLIKPAFSLIITLMAGVTAIAQNASLSEVWVADQGDGTYKNPILYADYSDPDICKVGDDFYMTASSFNAVPGLPILHSKDLVNWELIGYGLDRQPPFDHFSTPQHGNGVWAPSIRHHNSEFYIYYGDPDYGIYMVKTKDPSGSWEAPVLVQEGKGLIDPCPLWDDDGKAYLVHAYAGSRAGIKSVLVVNKMSPDGTKLLDDGTLIFDGHEKHPTIEGPKFYKRNGYYYIFAPAGGVPTGWQMVLRSKNVYGPYEDKIVMDQGSTEINGPHQGGWVELASGESWFVHFQDREAYGRIVHLQPMKWQKNDWPVIGVDKDDDGKGEPVITHKKPDVGKSYAKQTPPDTDEFNDNELGLQWQWHANPKATWAFNNPSQGYLRLYTDQLPEEANSLWGSPNLLLQKFPAREFMATTKLTFFPNQDLQNERTGLIVMGEDYAHINLVSKADGVYIQVATARDVRHGNKEQTQEVAKLKGNEVYFRVEVSKGAKCKFSYSENGKKFKEVGEEFTAVPGRWIGAKVGIFAIRNEKINDSGYANYDWFRVKPLK
- a CDS encoding pectinesterase family protein → MFGDGFMARNITFENSSGPVGQAVAVRVDGDKVIFDNCRFLGFQDTLYPHGENSRQYYKNCYIEGTTDFIFGWSTVVFEGCEIFTKEGGSYITAASTLEDSEYGFVFIDCKLTGSAPDQSIYLGRPWRPFAQTVFINCDMGKHIKPEGWHNWNKPDAEQTTFYAEYQSKGPGAEGTRVSWSHQLSEDQVEKYTLEKIFKDWDPNEKLNNEMN